One Panicum virgatum strain AP13 chromosome 9K, P.virgatum_v5, whole genome shotgun sequence genomic region harbors:
- the LOC120647987 gene encoding protein FAR1-RELATED SEQUENCE 5-like has translation MKSAIEKVFPESKHRNCFFHIKSKCYNKNLRCFAANKGLPEIFEDTVNFSVTEEEFEMLWQKMILDYKLEKNKYFTKMWETRKRFIPVYFKNDFFPFIQSTGRSEGTNARFKDNVGPTYSIVSFLREYQRIVDSIRNKEEIEDNFSKEKTTKELHYGYTIEQQAMDLYNINIYLKFMNQLRLTERYKYKETEQGKCFEVWYKSNQIKKHQRIRKYIVATDLTEGKEEFSCICGKFNKDGILCAHILKVIVEEEINKIPEKYFIDRWRKKNTRFHITHSEGSNTTHELLRFNMLSRKAAILTSKGAKGQIATEYLTAEFERIENHLDTLLKESDGQSASNISEDARQVSTDVSNQEIVRLGDPTRIQQKGRPKNPTKLIPMVEQLRAKMAKAEAK, from the coding sequence ATGAAGTCAGCTATAGAAAAGGTGTTCCCAGAAAGCAAGCACAGAAACTGCTTCTTCCATATAAAATCAAAATGTTACAACAAGAATTTAAGATGCTTTGCAGCAAATAAGGGCTTACCAGAAATATTTGAAGACACAGTAAACTTCTCAGTGACAGAAGAGGAATTTGAGATGCTGTGGCAGAAAATGATACTTGATTATAAGCTTGAGAAGAACAAGTATTTCACCAAAATGTGGGAGACAAGAAAAAGGTTCATACCTGTGTACTTCAAAAATGACTTCTTCCCATTCATACAGAGCACTGGAAGGAGTGAAGGAACGAATGCAAGATTCAAAGACAATGTTGGACCTACATATAGCATTGTCAGTTTCTTGCGTGAGTATCAAAGAATAGTGGACAGTATAAGAAACAAAGAAGAAATAGAAGACAACTTCAGCAAAGAGAAGACAACAAAGGAATTGCACTATGGGTACACAATTGAGCAGCAAGCAATGGATCTATATAACATAAACATATATTTGAAGTTTATGAATCAATTGAGGCTGACAGAAAGATACAAATATAAGGAAACCGAACAAGGAAAATGTTTTGAAGTGTGGTACAAGTCTAATCAAATAAAGAAACATCAGAGAATTCGGAAATACATAGTGGCAACAGACTTAACTGAAGGAAAGGAGGAGTTCAGCTGCATATGTGGAAAATTCAACAAAGATGGCATCCTTTGTGCACATATCCTGAAAGTTATAGTTGAAGAAGAAATTAATAAAATACCAGAAAAGTATTTCATTGATCGttggaggaaaaaaaatactaggTTTCACATTACTCATAGTGAAGGCTCAAATACAACTCATGAGCTACTCAGATTTAACATGCTATCCAGGAAAGCAGCTATATTGACATCTAAGGGTGCAAAAGGACAAATTGCAACAGAATACCTGACAGCAGAATTTGAGAGGATTGAAAATCATCTGGACACCTTGCTAAAAGAAAGTGATGGACAATCAGCATCAAACATATCAGAAGATGCAAGGCAGGTTTCGACAGACGTGAGTAACCAAGAAATAGTCAGGCTTGGAGATCCAACTAGAATTCAACAAAAAGGGCGGCCAAAAAACCCAACAAAACTAATTCCAATGGTGGAGCAGCTGAGAGCTAAAATGGCAAAGGCAGAAGCAAAATAA
- the LOC120651408 gene encoding uncharacterized protein LOC120651408 has translation MSDEDLFICFILVAMASFLCPNSSQAPSYKYFGIFEDLQNVKQYDFAGYILQWLLDSVKSFNRGKSSLDSDGGTLGGCIYYLAVLYLDFVDFGARQVSDSVPRISVWKGGMIKEYSQYDLKSNGSYGYHPLLDVSRTCYFKDLRFLFNPLSKFLDDSFVDKLDSHAGCKLPDSLKTNICKLIQNYCFNCGVSINMDVHAVNSLPEDLKSTFCKLLTHAYSIDTRAKKLILDLIKLVVHCFDEEGSGTPPAETTSADNTPNLHPEDTKDNSAELNVSTDGAIDGDNLGCSSQYELQRSRLYSTPNVKCHSQKVPSLKSVLSNYVDDDSNRSVSLPVPNLPRSSLKPLNSTPGPSSVDRVMKKLIKPNDSTPAKIVKSSSRFVPPPSGYPADHPLYRCLYKKFDDSVSKVHGNHQSSQKSPLSDCTNSPLDNRVNKSVSFAAQDVGPSDVIMLDPDPNYVPDSVSPSPRPKLSRLSSLKSNCGQENVSPRSSQKVTPLFCLYLLYFPTCISSFSNIFVIFL, from the exons ATGTCTGATGAAGATCTTTTCATCTGCTTTATTCTGGTTGCTATGGCTAGTTTCTTGTGCCCTAATTCCTCTCAAGCTCCAAGTTACAAATACTTTGGTATTTTTGAAGATCTTCAAAATGTCAAGCAGTATGATTTTGCTGGATATATATTACAGTGGTTATTGGATAGTGTGAAGAGTTTTAACCGTGGTAAAAGTTCCTTGGACTCTGATGGCGGTACTCTTGGTGGTTGCATCTATTATCTTGCT GTGTTGTACTTAGATTTTGTTGATTTTGGTGCTCGTCAAGTTTCTGATTCTGTGCCTCGTATATCTGTTTGGAAAGGCGGCATGATTAAGGAGTATTCTCAGTATGATTTAAAATCTAATGGTTCTTATGGATATCATCCATTACTTGATGTTTCTCGTACTTGCTATTTTAAG GACTTGAGGTTTCTGTTCAATCCTTTGTCAAAGTTTTTGGATGATTCATTTGTTGACAAGCTTGATTCTCATGCTGGGTGCAAGCTTCCTGATTCTTTGAAGACCAATATTTGCAAGCTTATTCAGAATTactgcttcaattgtggtgttTCTATTAATATGGATGTTCATGCCGTCAATTCTTTACCTGAAGATTTGAAGTCAACATTTTGCAAACTTCTGACGCATGCTTATTCCATTGATACTCGCGCTAAAAAATTAATTCTTGATCTTATCAAGCTTGTTGTTCATTGCTTTGATGAAGAAGGTTCTGGTACTCCTCCTGCTGAAACCACCTCTGCTGATAATACACCCAATTTGCATCCTGAAGATACTAAGGATAATTCTGCAGAATTAAATGTTAGCACTGATGGTGCCATAG aTGGTGATAATCTTGGATGCTCTTCTCAATATGAGCTGCAAAGATCAAGACTATATTCAACTCCTAATGTCAAGTGTCATTCTCAAAAG GTCCCTTCTTTGAAATCTGTCCTCTCTAATTATGTTGACGATGATTCGAATAGATCAGTGTCTTTGCCGGTTCCTAATTTGCCTCGTTCATCATTGAAACCATTGAATTCAACT CCGGGTCCGTCCTCTGTTGATAGAGTAATGAAGAAGTTGATTAAGCCAA ATGATTCAACCCCAGCTAAAATTGTGAAATCTTCTTCTCGTTTTGTACCTCCTCCTTCTGGTTACCCTGCTGACC ATCCTTTGTATCGTTGTTTGTACAAGAAATTTGATGACTCTGTTTCTAAAGTTCATGGAAATCATCAATCGTCTCAGAAGTCTCCTTTATCTGATTGTACTAATTCCCCTCTAGATAATCGAGTTAATAAGTCTGTTTCGTTTGCTGCACAAGATGTTGGCCCAAGTGATGTCATCATGCTCGATCCTGACCCCAACTATGTTCCTGACTCTGTTTCTCCTTCCCCTAGACCTAAACTATCAAGGCTTTCTTCCCTAAAG AGTAACTGTGGTCAAGAAAATGTTTCGCCACGATCATCTCAAAAGGTAACTCCTCTTTTCTGTTTGTATTTATTATATTTTCCTACCTGTATATCTTCTTTCTCCAATATTTTTGTTATATTTCTCTAG
- the LOC120647986 gene encoding uncharacterized protein LOC120647986 yields the protein MSKLSEEVYNSNLRSSTKTPGSVQRVGVSGSQPSSRFKPSDSSTGATNKFSVSKSEVLNYKILCKLASSQFQSEDAVNLSGVRCTFWSLGESLKPDGLVKTFVVSAFCYSLFQKPNGHPDVSKRHYIFANIGENLLKDFDDADQNVLARAFKRSSKARPLNHSNALFFPTCFEDHWFVFVVDIKDRKFVILDSYYKENDEFQEIVRERMISSFEHHWEKYVQVEMGFQDFDTIYPAVPEQPLDNTTDSGIYAMMFIENWISPRSMLTSVFSSTDIPNIRIKIANDLVFQPKNSGMKQRVIEFKQQDL from the exons ATGTCTAAATTGTCTGAAGAGGTGTATAATTCAAACCTACGATCTAGTACTAAAACACCTGGATCTGTTCAGAGAGTTGGTGTTTCTGGttctcaaccaagctctcgatTCAAACCTTCTGATTCCTCAACTGGAG CTACCAACAAATTCTCTGTTTCCAAGTCTGAGGTTCTCAACTATAAAATTCTTTGCAAGCTGGCTTCTTCACAGTTCCAGAG CGAGGATGCTGTTAATCTTTCTGGTGTTCGTTGTACTTTCTGGTCTCTTGGTGAATCCCTTAAGCCTGATGGCTTAGTCAAGACCTTTGTTGTATCTGCCTTTTGCTACAGTTTGTTTCAAAAACCCAATGGTCATCCAGATGTTTCGAAGAGGCATTACATCTTTGCTAACATTGGT GAGAATCTTTTGAAAGATTTTGATGATGCTGATCAGAATGTTTTGGCTCGTGCTTTCAAAAGATCATCAAAAGCTAGACCTCTAAACCATTCTAATGCG CTCTTTTTCCCAACCTGCTTTGAGGATCACTGGTTTGTCTTTGTTGTTGATATTAAAGACAGGAAATTTGTGATTCTTGATTCTTACTACAAGGAGAATGAtgaatttcaagaaattgttcGTGAACGCATG ATATCTTCTTTTGAGCATCATTGGGAAAAATATGTGCAAGTTGAAATGGGATTCCAAGATTTTGATACCATTTATCCAGCAGTCCCTGAACAACCTCTTGATAACAC TACTGATTCAGGAATTTATGCTATGATGTTCATCGAAAATTGGATATCTCCAAGATCCATGCTTACATCTGTCTTTTCTTCTACCGACATCCCCAATATCCGAATCAAGATTGCAAATGATCTAGTTTTCCAGCCCAAAAACTCAGGAATGAAACAACGTGTTATTGAGTTTAAGCAGCAG GATCTGTAA
- the LOC120651409 gene encoding uncharacterized protein LOC120651409: protein MARKKRKAVIDVGSSDDSDKDFEALSDSESEDLDDGHNESDRSYSEDNQSIQRAAYKQVLKEYTEIKILKEKLALALSREVTLYLIYFVVCILYVSFVFFSFIYMFLFNLNFSVGEKGSHCQKV from the exons ATGGCAAGGAAGAAGCGTAAAGCGGTTATAGATGTAGGTAGTTCTGATGATTCTGACAAGGATTTTGAAGCTTTATCTGATTCAGAATCTGAAGATTTAGATGATGGTCACAATGAGAGTGAT CGCTCATATTCTGAAGATAATCAGTCTATCCAGCGTGCTGCTTATAAACAAGTTCTTAAGGAG TATACTGAAATCAAAATTTTGAAGGAGAAGTTGGCTTTGGCTCTGAGTCGTGAGGTTACACTTTATCTGATTTATTTTGTAGTTTGTATTTTGTATGTTTCATTCGTATTTTTCAGTTTTATTTACATGTTTTTGTTCAATCTAAATTTTTCTGTAGGAGAAAAAGGCTCACACTGTCAAAAAGTCTAA